AGGGTCAAAATGCAAGCAAACCCACTCTGGTGAAGCTCCTAGCAGGAATTGTTATGGTTTCGGTTTTGAGTCTGAGAGTTGTTCATCTGATAGTGATTATTCTGATTGTGAGCTAATAGAAGGTTCTTATGGGAAGCTTCATCAATATTGGGAAAAAGTTTCCCAGAAGAGAAAACATGTTGTTCATAATGGCCAGTCTGGTTCGGAGGGTCAAGTAAGTGGTTCTGGATCTCATAGTGATACCCAAGCTAATGCTGAGGTAGAGAATAGGACAGCACCTGGAGATGTCCCTGTTTGTTCAAGTTCTAAAAATGGAAATTATGAAAAGGAAAACCTTCCATACTTTACGGGTACTCATGATGGCCACACTGAGGGCAGTTCTTTGGATCCCCAAATGGATGGTTCTTTTGTTGAATCCAATCAGAACGTCACTAAAGAAGATCCTCTTATTTATGAGTGGCAGAGTTTCCAAGCTAATGGCATGGCTGGTTTATCGAATGAAGGAGAACAAAGTCCTGAAGAGCATCCCCTGTGGTCAGAACTAGGCGGTAGACAGTCTAAACATCCAGGGACTTGTTTTATGGATAATGGGCAAAATTTCAGGGCTGAAACTAACAACGATCAAAGAAAAGCTACTGTTTCGAAAAAGGAAGAATATTTCTGCAAGAACCAAGATTCTGGTGAAAGGCCTAGTAACCATGATAGAGATGAACTGAGTAACGATGATGAGTTTCATGATGATCCATCTAGTTCTGAGGAAAAAGACAAAGCAGTTTCTGGTCAACCATTTGACGAAACACAGATGGAAAGTGGGTTTGCTCCTCCTGAAGACAAACTTGGTGCTGTTCATGAAAAAACTTTCTCCCAGGAAAAAGCGAGTGCAACCTTTGAGGAAGTGTCTTTGGGCAACACCTCATGCCATGAAACAAGTAGTAATCAGGGCGGATTTCATTCAGCAAGAGAGAAAGAATTATGTGATCTGAGGGATCGGTTACCTGCTGAAGACGGCTATGTGAGTCCTGTTCAAAGAGATATAGCCATTGTTGAAAGTGATATAATCACTGATCGAGAAAAGCACAAGGAGACTGCTGAATACAAGCGAGCAATAGAAGAAGAAATGGCATCCAGGCAGCGAGTCTTACAAATTCAGGTTCTGAACATGCCTACATtacctttttttgttttacatttttaacaaaGTGAATGTTTCattcattatttatttgtttattgtggTCTACGGGAGGCATATTGGGACTATAGGCTACACAACAAGAGTCATCGTTATCCCTTCTTCATCACCTGActtttgtgctatttttcttttattttgtattttatgtaGATCATAGTATGATTTGTTACAGGGGTTTTTCAGAAGTTCtggtaaaaaaattatatatctgCCATAATGCAGTATATTTCTACATGTTCATTAATCTCAGTTTGGTGCCCtggcttttatttgtttatacCCTTTCTGTCTGAAATTCAtatatctttatttatagtcCATACACTTCTGAAACTTCAAGTCTTTGTGCATTTCAGTAACTTGGTGTCAGTAGATATTGAACTTGAAAGGTGTTTTGTAGCTTATAGAAGACCACTTGACCTGAAATTAGGAATACTTTAATTTTTGCCAGGCAGAAGAAGCACAAAGATTACGCAAGAGGAGAAAGGCGGAAAACATGCGTTTATTGGATATGCAGAGAAGACAAAAGCAACGTGTGGAAGAAGTTAGAGAGTCGCAAAAGAAGGTCCGGATTTCAAATGTTGCTTCTCTTCGTCTTTCGACTCCCCTTTCAAGTTTAAAGGAAATTCTGTCTGGTTTTAAGATCAAGTACAATTGATTGTATATAACTGACTTGTTAATTGTGTCATATTCAGGAtgaagaaaatataaatttgaaagACCAACTTCGTGCTGAAGTAAGGAAGGAGCTTAAAAGATTGGAATTGACATGCATAGATATGGCTTCTTTGCTTCGTGGCTTAGGAATACAAGTAGGCGCTGGTTTCCGTCCTTTGCCCAATGAGGTAAGTTAAAATAATAAGTTACTGAAGATGGTTTAGGATCTTTTGTAGTTTATGGTTTGATGggtttctaatttcatgcaaCAATAACTaatggaaatggaaatggaaatggaaatTTCAGGTGCACGCAGCGTATAAACGGGCATTGCTGAAATTTCACCCAGACCGGGCATCAAGAAGTGACATACGCCAGCAAGTTGAAGCCGAGGAAAAGTTTAAGCTTATATCTCGCATGAAGGAAAAACTTCTACCGACTTCATGCTATTGAATACAcagataaaaaatttcatcaaatttgaTCAATTTTCCAATGGCAACAggttagggtttttcttttgtttgttaatGCCTCCACAAAGCTTTCGATTCCTCATTTTGTATCCGTCGTCATTTTTTTCAACCAGATTTTTGTAGGTAACGAAGTTTTATGTTGTAAATCAGTTGTAGTTTTTTGTAGAAGGTGGCCAGAGAAATTATTGTTTCGAATGTGCAAGTAATAACTTGCTTGTTCTTCTTGCTCTAGTAATTGCCATTTGGTCCTGAGTTTTTTCCTTGCCAGAGATTGAAGTACCTCTCCTTTCTTTGCCCAACCTATGTGAATGGTGAGAAGACGGTTGATTTTCACCTTTTTAATCAAATGGAAATAACATATATGATTAAACATGAAAATGTTGAAAGAGAAAAATAGCGTGTTTATCATTTTCCTGCCAACAACTTTTTGAAGGGGCCAGTGCCCCACGGTGATGCACATAAAGCGATCTCTTTCCCATAGAAGTCCACCTGAGCCTTTTGCTTCCTAAGAATTCTTGGGAAATTGGCAAAACACGATATCATCAAATATCAAGATCAGTTTTGCGATATCTTGTTTATCTTTGATTGTTATAATTGATGATATTTAGTTGGCgtgtttgatttttattttaaaccgtttaacaattgaaatttgatttctaaTCATTTTAGTCAATTGTGATCTTCTCGATCCATACCACTCGAAAGATTGCTGACAACACATCTTCCTATCACCATGCTCATCTTTCTTCCATCAAAAGAATGCTACACGAGAAGCAACATGTGATGTGATATTGTGATTGTGCGATATGAGCAGAATTTTGAAAGGACACCACtttctttttgttattattGGTCAAACAATGCGAGCTTTCTCAGGTCCGATCAAATAATTGATAAAATCAATAACAAGGGTCTTTTTTATCTCACACTTCACCAAGATAAAAAAATCAACTTATCCAATCAAAAACCCCTTTTGGATTGGATGAGAATGAATAAAGAAATACTAAGTCGTCCCATACCAAATCTGGAACTTTGATTCTTGCTAGAATTTGTGAGACTTTATAATACTTATAAAATGAAACCGTGGATTATACCAATTAAATTACTACTTTTTAAttctaatataaaaaaaatgctagTGAAAACAAAAGCATCACTGGAAATAAAAAGAGAGATCCTTTTATATAAACTACTAAGTAATTTTTTGTTAGGTAAGTTACATTTATTAGTTAGGTAAgttacatttatttttttagttaggTAAGTTACATTTATTAGTTAGGTAAGTTACTATTAGATTTCAATATCCTTCTtagattcaattttttgttttttgaaatcaACTACTAAGTAATTTTTAGTTAGGTAAGTTACAtttattattcatttacaaatctttttccccctttttttttaaagaaatctCAGCACGAGGAGATTTTTATTAAagcaagaaaaggaaaattataCTTAGTCTTGACTCGGGGACTTAAGtggggaatttaaaaaaaaaaaccaaagttTGAACCTTCTATTAAATTATGATCACATttttaagtttataataattataaccaaaaattAATATGAAATACTAATATACTCTTAAAATGAGGTTttctaaataaacaaaaaaaaaaaaaaacaaaaagcaaaattaaaaGTCACTCgtgaaaattaaacaaaagaaaattcaatatgtttggatgaagaaattgtaAATTGACAGAATTTAAACTCACttcaattaaaatttcatcCATTGTAAATTCCATTGTTTGGAGATATGTATGTGAGATTATGTATGATATATGATCCAAAAGTAGGTGAAACAAAATAGAAATATGCAGAGCAAGAGGTCATTTATCATGGAAATATGTTAAGTCCTTGCATGAGGGCGTGGGTTCAAACCCCGTCAATAGCTAATTTAAcacctaatctaacaaaatatatcgattaacaaaaaaaaaaaatatgcagaaAACTGATTAATTAAGTTGGACTTTTCATcatcaagaaaaaaaagaactcAACTCATATCAAAGGAGAAGAATAATTGCAGAAAACCCAACAACGATAACCCAGCTGCTCTTCTCTCTATTTCTCAGCCATGATTCTCCCCATCCATAGTACCCACAACCCCCACCCTGCAGCCCTGAATCTAAAAGCTAGAGGAGCTAAGATGTTGTAAAACATTGCCCCTAGGACCTCTCTAATCATCAATTTGGTTCTCAACATCGCTGTTACCATAATTTATTTCCGGTATATTagtacttttcatatcaattttttgttataattatcAATAATTTAAAATGGTAACTATAATTCTATTTAGCTCcaaaatttggttatttttctaaTTTCCCGATATAAA
The nucleotide sequence above comes from Malus sylvestris chromosome 16, drMalSylv7.2, whole genome shotgun sequence. Encoded proteins:
- the LOC126607737 gene encoding uncharacterized protein LOC126607737; translation: MRRRGPSREFSELRSCSGKKTVESCRNKRDADKFVFIDLECEDVIDIDYLESLQAKSRGSSTLTKDRKFKSSSFINIVDDDDDDNDEDNYASPVITVEDVGDLDSDATSSKCSFPASSKNSVTSDGGDCQGVQEKGYTVKGSKCKQTHSGEAPSRNCYGFGFESESCSSDSDYSDCELIEGSYGKLHQYWEKVSQKRKHVVHNGQSGSEGQVSGSGSHSDTQANAEVENRTAPGDVPVCSSSKNGNYEKENLPYFTGTHDGHTEGSSLDPQMDGSFVESNQNVTKEDPLIYEWQSFQANGMAGLSNEGEQSPEEHPLWSELGGRQSKHPGTCFMDNGQNFRAETNNDQRKATVSKKEEYFCKNQDSGERPSNHDRDELSNDDEFHDDPSSSEEKDKAVSGQPFDETQMESGFAPPEDKLGAVHEKTFSQEKASATFEEVSLGNTSCHETSSNQGGFHSAREKELCDLRDRLPAEDGYVSPVQRDIAIVESDIITDREKHKETAEYKRAIEEEMASRQRVLQIQAEEAQRLRKRRKAENMRLLDMQRRQKQRVEEVRESQKKDEENINLKDQLRAEVRKELKRLELTCIDMASLLRGLGIQVGAGFRPLPNEVHAAYKRALLKFHPDRASRSDIRQQVEAEEKFKLISRMKEKLLPTSCY